The following coding sequences are from one Granulicella sp. L56 window:
- a CDS encoding TonB-dependent receptor: MLIDRSWGCSHDEVHGNGRKSGVRVAGWIYLALALLLMFPGLSAFAQYENGSLVGTIHDASGAEVAGAVVTITNTATAATSTVTTNGSGDYDAPSLRVGIYTISAKASGFADAIAKNITVSVGVRGRIDLTLQVGSAQTTVEVSDVALQIETDSSQRGQTITQYQSAALPLVSRNYSDLLGLITGSRQAPTAATTSSVNSLVRAGAYNINGQRSMFNNFLLDGMDNNAYGESNQGFDNQIIAVPPDSIAQFQVVTNNESAEFGRSSGATINAASASGTNRFHATLYEFIRNTDLNAAGYFKPRTVGNTGNVIPFQKPTFNRNQFGMNVGGPIRKDKLFFFLDYEGFRQTLKPLSVFTLPTQNELNGVLVVPVKNPVTGAIYQANTAIPSTAINPISQQIIGYFKGIPGLPTTGLPTTGLATNDYSKQVPFTDNSDKGDLRLDYQQSASSSWFLRISDRKETGVNYPALPLPLDGQTNGTIRVLDQQVALGNTHLFGSNKILDVRVGLSKTKAGKFSLSIGNNAITIPGLPTNPVVAGGLPSTSITGFTAFGRQSTNPQWQNPALLDPKINFTWVKGNHSLKFGYEYEHVWMAVNDNNPLYGSFSYGGGYSLCTGCAGAASSAVTDNYWADFLFGNTNNYSLANYFVAHLRQTLDSAYAQDDWKVNPKLTLNLGLRWEYGSPYSEQKKFISNFDPTTQTVLTITPGAVQGNGITPYTGGGGVYGNTLVNPDLNDFAPRLGFAYAATSKIAVRGGYGVSYVHYTRAGSGDILAINAPQAQFASVTQPTPNTTNHCSPLPNQNCYATVDQGFPSSLVTTFNPATDNITWVPKNTRDSYVQSYFLSVQQQVAKNTLLDIAYVGNRGLKLQGFLNGNQLNPSVITNGHFTRPFGNWPSDITEATNSFVSRYDALQVRFEQRFVAGLTLLNSFSWSNSLDNASASLEGNSPSPQDANNIKADYGQSDYNLPVANVTSLVYEVPVGHGRRFLSRSNGAVDALIGGWQISGINTMQAGTPFNIGYSPNSANAVSPQISATYRGANEYRPNVVAGQPLIKKTRLSSGYIQYLNLAAFTLPATRSADGTTLLSPFGNASRNPGRTPAFYQTDLALNKKFSTPIESLKVEFRAESYNLFNHTNLYLPGSGLGGTLGATPTSGGQITSTFEPRILQFGLKILY; encoded by the coding sequence ATGCTGATTGATAGAAGTTGGGGATGTTCTCACGATGAGGTTCACGGAAACGGACGTAAATCTGGTGTTCGAGTTGCCGGATGGATTTATCTGGCCCTAGCGCTGTTGTTAATGTTTCCAGGATTGAGCGCCTTCGCTCAATATGAGAACGGAAGTCTCGTCGGAACCATCCATGATGCAAGCGGAGCAGAAGTCGCAGGTGCGGTGGTTACGATCACCAATACTGCCACGGCAGCCACCTCGACAGTAACGACAAATGGCTCCGGCGATTATGATGCCCCTTCACTTCGCGTTGGTATCTACACGATCTCTGCAAAAGCTTCTGGCTTTGCCGATGCGATCGCGAAGAATATTACTGTTTCGGTTGGTGTGCGCGGGCGTATCGACCTGACACTGCAGGTTGGCAGCGCCCAGACTACGGTTGAGGTAAGCGACGTCGCGCTGCAGATTGAAACGGATTCAAGCCAGCGCGGCCAGACCATCACGCAATATCAGAGCGCCGCTCTTCCCCTGGTAAGCAGAAACTACTCCGACTTGCTGGGTTTGATCACTGGCTCCCGTCAGGCACCCACCGCCGCTACCACCAGCTCAGTCAACAGCCTGGTGCGCGCCGGAGCCTACAACATCAACGGCCAGCGCAGTATGTTCAACAACTTCCTGCTCGACGGCATGGATAACAACGCCTACGGCGAAAGCAACCAGGGCTTCGACAACCAGATCATCGCCGTTCCGCCCGACTCCATCGCCCAGTTCCAGGTCGTCACCAATAATGAGAGCGCGGAGTTCGGCCGTTCCTCCGGAGCCACCATCAATGCTGCGTCCGCAAGCGGAACCAACCGTTTTCATGCGACCCTCTATGAGTTCATCCGCAACACGGACCTTAATGCTGCGGGCTACTTCAAGCCGAGGACGGTCGGCAACACCGGCAACGTCATTCCCTTCCAGAAGCCGACCTTCAATCGCAACCAGTTCGGTATGAACGTCGGCGGCCCCATCCGCAAGGACAAGCTGTTCTTCTTCCTCGACTACGAAGGCTTCCGCCAGACGCTCAAGCCGCTGAGCGTATTTACCCTGCCGACACAGAATGAACTTAACGGCGTTCTTGTCGTTCCTGTAAAAAATCCGGTCACCGGTGCTATCTACCAGGCCAATACCGCGATTCCTTCCACGGCCATCAACCCTATCTCTCAGCAGATCATCGGCTATTTCAAGGGCATCCCCGGCCTGCCTACTACCGGTCTTCCGACAACAGGCCTGGCGACGAACGACTACTCGAAGCAGGTGCCCTTCACCGACAACTCCGACAAGGGCGACCTCCGCCTCGACTATCAGCAGAGCGCGAGCAGCTCCTGGTTCCTCCGCATCAGCGACCGCAAGGAAACCGGCGTCAACTATCCAGCGCTGCCATTGCCCCTCGACGGCCAGACCAACGGCACCATCCGCGTCCTCGACCAGCAGGTAGCGCTGGGCAACACGCATCTCTTCGGCTCTAACAAGATTCTCGATGTCCGCGTCGGACTCTCCAAGACCAAAGCGGGCAAGTTCAGCCTCTCCATCGGCAACAACGCCATCACCATTCCGGGCCTGCCCACCAACCCTGTTGTAGCGGGCGGTCTGCCCTCCACCAGCATCACTGGCTTTACTGCCTTTGGCCGTCAGAGCACCAACCCGCAGTGGCAGAATCCAGCCCTGCTGGATCCGAAGATCAACTTCACCTGGGTCAAGGGCAATCACTCGCTGAAATTCGGCTATGAGTATGAGCATGTCTGGATGGCCGTCAACGACAACAACCCGCTCTACGGCTCCTTCAGCTACGGCGGCGGCTATAGCCTCTGCACCGGCTGCGCGGGAGCGGCAAGTTCAGCCGTCACCGACAACTACTGGGCTGACTTTCTCTTCGGCAACACCAACAACTACTCGCTGGCGAACTACTTCGTCGCGCATCTCCGACAGACGCTCGACAGCGCCTATGCGCAGGATGACTGGAAGGTCAATCCCAAGCTGACGCTCAACCTCGGCCTTCGCTGGGAGTACGGCTCGCCTTACTCCGAGCAGAAGAAGTTCATCTCCAACTTCGATCCCACCACGCAGACCGTCCTCACCATTACCCCCGGAGCGGTGCAGGGCAACGGCATCACTCCCTACACCGGCGGCGGTGGCGTCTACGGCAACACGCTCGTCAATCCTGACCTCAACGACTTCGCCCCGCGCCTCGGCTTTGCCTACGCGGCGACATCGAAGATCGCAGTACGCGGCGGCTATGGCGTCAGCTACGTGCACTACACCCGCGCCGGTTCGGGCGACATTCTCGCCATCAACGCGCCGCAGGCCCAGTTCGCCTCGGTCACCCAGCCCACACCCAATACCACCAACCACTGCAGCCCGCTACCGAACCAGAACTGCTACGCGACGGTCGATCAGGGATTTCCCTCTAGCCTTGTGACCACCTTCAATCCAGCCACAGACAACATCACCTGGGTGCCGAAGAACACGCGCGACAGCTACGTGCAGAGCTATTTCCTCAGCGTGCAGCAGCAGGTCGCCAAGAACACGCTGCTCGACATCGCTTATGTCGGCAACCGCGGCCTCAAGCTGCAGGGCTTCCTCAACGGCAACCAACTGAATCCGTCTGTTATTACAAACGGCCACTTCACTCGCCCCTTCGGCAACTGGCCCAGCGATATCACCGAGGCGACGAACTCGTTTGTCTCCCGCTACGACGCTCTACAGGTTCGTTTCGAACAGCGCTTCGTGGCCGGGTTGACACTGCTCAACTCTTTTAGCTGGTCCAACTCGCTCGATAACGCCAGCGCCTCGCTCGAAGGCAACTCGCCTTCGCCGCAGGACGCCAACAACATCAAGGCCGACTACGGACAGTCCGATTACAACCTGCCTGTGGCTAACGTCACCAGCCTCGTCTACGAGGTGCCCGTTGGCCATGGCCGCCGCTTCCTCAGCCGCAGCAACGGCGCGGTCGATGCACTGATCGGCGGCTGGCAGATCAGCGGCATCAACACCATGCAGGCGGGTACGCCCTTCAACATCGGCTACTCGCCCAACTCCGCCAACGCCGTCTCTCCGCAGATCTCGGCAACCTATCGCGGAGCCAACGAGTACCGTCCTAATGTCGTCGCCGGGCAGCCGCTCATCAAGAAGACCAGGCTCTCGAGTGGCTACATCCAGTACCTCAACCTCGCTGCCTTCACCCTGCCCGCCACCCGTAGCGCGGACGGAACCACGCTGCTGAGCCCCTTCGGCAACGCCTCGCGCAACCCCGGCCGCACCCCGGCCTTCTACCAGACCGACCTCGCCCTCAACAAAAAGTTCAGCACTCCCATCGAGAGCCTCAAGGTCGAGTTCCGCGCAGAGAGCTATAACCTCTTCAACCACACCAACCTTTACCTGCCAGGCAGTGGCCTCGGCGGAACCCTCGGAGCCACACCCACCAGCGGAGGCCAGATCACCAGCACCTTCGAGCCACGCATCCTGCAGTTCGGCCTGAAGATCCTCTACTAA
- a CDS encoding aldo/keto reductase family oxidoreductase, whose protein sequence is MTTPTILGGTFTFPNTLMTVNRMGYGAMQLAGPQVWGPPRDADAAVAVLREAVAAGVNHIDTSDFYGPHVTNQIIKQALHPYVDGLVIVTKLGARRGEDKSWIHALSRQELIDGVHDNLRNLGLDALDVVNLRVGGVMGPAEGSIEEPLTVLAELKQQGLIRHLGLSNVSPEQFAEGRKISEIVCVQNLYNVAHRTDDVFIDDLAAQGIAYVPFFPLGGFTPLQSSALETAAASLESTPMQVALAWLLQRSPNILLIPGTSSTQHLRENLNAATIQLPPEITASLDAIGEDSKS, encoded by the coding sequence ATGACCACACCGACAATCCTCGGCGGCACCTTCACCTTCCCAAACACATTAATGACCGTGAACCGCATGGGCTATGGCGCGATGCAGCTTGCCGGTCCGCAGGTGTGGGGACCGCCCCGCGACGCCGACGCTGCGGTCGCTGTTCTGCGAGAAGCTGTCGCCGCGGGCGTGAACCATATCGATACCAGCGACTTCTATGGCCCCCATGTGACCAATCAGATCATCAAGCAGGCGCTCCATCCTTATGTGGATGGCCTCGTGATCGTCACCAAGCTGGGCGCTCGACGCGGCGAGGACAAGTCATGGATTCACGCTCTTTCGCGCCAGGAGTTGATCGATGGCGTTCACGATAATCTCCGAAACCTCGGACTCGACGCGCTCGATGTCGTCAACCTGCGCGTTGGAGGAGTGATGGGGCCAGCGGAAGGATCCATCGAAGAGCCTCTGACCGTGCTCGCGGAACTCAAGCAGCAGGGTCTCATTCGTCATCTCGGCCTGAGCAACGTCAGTCCTGAGCAGTTTGCCGAGGGGCGGAAAATTTCGGAGATCGTCTGCGTGCAGAACCTCTACAACGTCGCTCACCGGACCGATGATGTCTTCATCGACGATCTCGCAGCCCAAGGCATAGCTTATGTGCCGTTCTTCCCGCTGGGCGGGTTTACTCCCTTGCAGTCGTCGGCGCTCGAAACGGCAGCGGCATCACTCGAGAGCACGCCAATGCAGGTTGCGCTTGCGTGGCTTCTTCAGCGCTCGCCCAACATCCTGTTGATCCCCGGGACATCTTCGACCCAACATCTTCGTGAGAATCTCAACGCCGCAACGATACAACTGCCTCCTGAAATCACCGCCAGCCTCGACGCAATCGGCGAGGATTCGAAGTCGTGA
- a CDS encoding mechanosensitive ion channel domain-containing protein, which translates to MRKLLIVVPAAALVVLLIASYLTRGSMANLPFLRGKRGASADTLVDQRPWQTAQALASLATSVEEKRLARNAERLADHEVDQAFAQALRMAALQPPVLKGDALALSQKVAVLKETVKEDQATVDRVTAATAKLPKAPDGTVQSDELDAAKAQLTLDNDELGDATDDLARVSGDKRGAIQQELTAREASMKKFDEQADSGAPTAVASAKQHGTLYGRMKSWFDQRSRMDLISQAKAEADADVVALTAQHAEIEKKASAAEAGVVASPSGTGTPTDAEAAVRGRVARMGKMHAIAQVHSILDDRLQTQQQLSGVYDQWLAQVELQHSIVTHLLFQSFAVIAFLLLCAALLGALVRMMLDRSKMEQRSLHTLRMIAHLAIQFVTLVLVLLVIFGTPSQTPTILGLATAGLTVVFQDFILAFFGWFVLMGKNGIRVGDWVEINGMAGEVIEIGVFRTSLLETGNWSDKGHPTGRRVTFLNKYAITGQFLNFSTTGQWMWDEISLNVPAGEDTFKMIDEIHEVVLKETKQGGQEAEREWQRATKQTNLSLFSATPSVEMRPAGSGIDILVRYVTQAGNRFEMRNRLYQSVINLLHKTEEKTALPAESKS; encoded by the coding sequence ATGCGGAAACTTCTGATTGTGGTGCCGGCAGCGGCATTAGTTGTGCTGTTGATCGCGAGCTACCTGACTCGGGGCTCGATGGCGAATCTGCCGTTCCTGCGAGGGAAACGTGGGGCTTCGGCGGATACGCTCGTCGATCAGAGGCCATGGCAGACGGCGCAGGCGTTGGCTTCGTTGGCGACTTCGGTGGAAGAGAAGCGGCTGGCGCGGAATGCGGAGCGACTGGCAGACCATGAGGTCGATCAGGCATTTGCGCAGGCGCTGCGGATGGCGGCGTTGCAGCCTCCGGTGCTGAAGGGGGATGCGCTGGCGCTTTCGCAGAAGGTTGCCGTCTTGAAGGAGACGGTGAAGGAGGACCAGGCGACGGTGGACCGCGTGACCGCGGCGACGGCGAAGCTGCCCAAGGCTCCGGATGGCACGGTGCAGTCGGACGAACTGGATGCGGCGAAGGCGCAGTTGACGCTGGACAACGACGAGCTCGGGGACGCCACGGACGATCTCGCCAGGGTAAGCGGAGACAAGCGGGGAGCGATTCAGCAGGAGTTGACAGCGCGAGAAGCGTCGATGAAGAAGTTCGACGAGCAGGCGGATAGCGGCGCGCCGACGGCAGTTGCTTCGGCGAAGCAGCATGGAACGTTGTATGGGCGGATGAAATCGTGGTTCGATCAGCGCAGCAGGATGGACTTGATCAGCCAGGCAAAGGCGGAGGCGGATGCCGATGTCGTGGCGCTGACTGCACAGCACGCGGAGATCGAAAAGAAGGCGAGTGCGGCTGAGGCGGGGGTAGTAGCTTCGCCAAGCGGTACGGGGACGCCCACAGATGCCGAGGCAGCGGTGAGAGGCCGCGTCGCGCGGATGGGAAAGATGCATGCCATCGCGCAGGTCCATTCGATTCTGGATGACAGGTTACAGACGCAGCAGCAGCTTTCTGGCGTTTATGACCAGTGGCTGGCGCAGGTGGAGTTGCAGCACAGCATTGTGACTCATCTGCTTTTTCAGTCGTTTGCCGTGATTGCCTTTCTACTGCTGTGTGCTGCGTTGCTGGGCGCGCTGGTACGGATGATGCTCGACCGGTCAAAGATGGAGCAGCGCAGCCTGCATACGCTACGGATGATTGCGCACCTGGCAATTCAGTTTGTGACGCTAGTGCTGGTGCTGTTGGTGATCTTTGGAACGCCGAGCCAGACGCCAACGATCCTGGGACTGGCCACGGCTGGGTTGACGGTGGTGTTTCAGGACTTCATTCTCGCGTTCTTCGGATGGTTTGTGTTGATGGGGAAGAACGGCATTCGCGTGGGAGACTGGGTAGAAATTAATGGCATGGCCGGTGAGGTGATTGAGATTGGGGTGTTCCGAACCTCACTGCTGGAGACGGGAAACTGGAGCGACAAGGGGCATCCCACTGGCCGTCGAGTGACGTTCCTCAATAAATATGCCATCACGGGACAATTCCTTAACTTCTCGACGACAGGGCAGTGGATGTGGGATGAGATCAGCTTGAATGTGCCGGCGGGTGAAGACACTTTCAAGATGATCGATGAGATCCACGAGGTGGTGCTAAAGGAGACGAAGCAGGGGGGACAGGAGGCGGAGCGGGAGTGGCAGCGGGCGACGAAGCAAACGAATCTGAGTCTGTTCTCTGCGACCCCATCGGTGGAGATGCGTCCGGCCGGATCAGGGATCGATATTCTTGTGCGCTATGTGACGCAGGCAGGCAATCGGTTTGAGATGAGGAACCGCCTGTACCAGTCTGTCATCAACCTTTTGCACAAGACGGAGGAGAAGACGGCGCTTCCTGCAGAGTCAAAGTCTTAG
- a CDS encoding TetR/AcrR family transcriptional regulator, whose protein sequence is MPPHSPVLLQPRKLPVQARSAASVCAILEATIQVLLNAGKERLTTTKVAMRAGVSVGTLYQYFPNKSALLQAALRRHMDEVTEAVERVCREQKGNTLQQMATALITAFLTAKMRDAKTSVALYSISSDVDGAKIVQQVGVQCNKAIVGMLKTASEPLDRDPQLVASMLQGAMVGVSRRLLESSAPEKQFDTLRLELIFFACAYLEACSAWSSISQ, encoded by the coding sequence TTGCCTCCACACTCCCCAGTGCTCTTACAACCCCGTAAATTGCCGGTTCAAGCGCGTTCCGCTGCAAGCGTGTGCGCCATTCTCGAAGCGACCATTCAGGTTTTGCTCAACGCGGGAAAAGAACGGCTGACCACGACAAAGGTGGCGATGCGAGCCGGTGTGTCTGTCGGAACCTTGTATCAGTACTTTCCGAACAAGAGCGCGCTCCTACAAGCGGCCTTGAGGCGTCACATGGACGAGGTGACAGAGGCAGTGGAACGAGTCTGCAGGGAACAGAAGGGCAACACGCTCCAGCAGATGGCGACTGCTCTCATCACCGCATTCCTTACTGCCAAAATGAGGGATGCGAAGACGAGCGTCGCTTTGTATTCGATCAGTTCCGATGTGGACGGCGCAAAGATCGTGCAACAGGTGGGAGTGCAATGCAACAAGGCGATTGTTGGGATGCTGAAGACCGCCTCCGAACCGCTCGACAGAGACCCTCAACTGGTAGCTTCGATGCTGCAGGGTGCAATGGTTGGAGTCAGCCGAAGATTGCTCGAATCCAGCGCCCCCGAGAAACAGTTCGACACGTTACGTCTGGAGCTCATCTTCTTTGCCTGCGCGTACCTGGAAGCCTGCTCTGCGTGGTCGTCAATTTCCCAATAA
- the glmS gene encoding glutamine--fructose-6-phosphate transaminase (isomerizing) produces the protein MCGIVGYIGPQPVVPVIIEGLRRLEYRGYDSAGIAVAGNSTGLELRRAPGKLRNLEAVIADNPIHGTFGIGHTRWATHGRPTEENAHPHRDCTKTLVVVHNGIVENYLALKKQLTAAGHTFVTETDTEIIAHLIEEEIKQAPGIVLEEAVRRTVHRLTGAFAIGVLSANEPNKLVAARMGPPAVIGIGEGEYFLASDVPGILHHTRNIHFLQDGELAVLTTTGVTLTDFEAKPLPLKVQRITWDPIMAEKAGYKHFMLKEINEQPRAIRDTTLGRVSFDTGKVFLNEMQITDEDFRTASQITIAACGTSWHAGLAGKFMIERLARLPVDVDYASEYRYRDPIADPHAIGLLITQSGETADTIAAQRELIAKGSKTLAICNVVGAAVTREAQGTITTNAGPEIGVASTKAFTAQLTALFILALHLAQVRGTITDAESLHLVTELSKVPGKIEDILRSVDDQCFQLAKIFHTANDFLFLGRGIHYPIALEGALKLKEISYIHAEGYPAGEMKHGPNALIDETLPVVCIATKDPDDPSSVLKYEKTLSNIQEVTARSGRVIAIAIEGDEEIKHLVEHTIQIPQAPELLLPILEVVPLQLLAYHIAVRRGCDVDQPRNLAKSVTVE, from the coding sequence ATGTGCGGAATTGTTGGTTATATCGGTCCCCAGCCCGTCGTCCCCGTCATCATTGAAGGCCTGCGCCGCCTCGAATACCGCGGCTACGACTCCGCCGGCATCGCCGTAGCAGGCAATTCCACCGGCTTGGAGTTGCGCCGCGCGCCCGGCAAGCTCCGCAACCTCGAAGCCGTCATCGCCGATAACCCCATCCACGGCACCTTCGGCATTGGCCACACCCGCTGGGCCACCCACGGCCGTCCGACGGAAGAAAACGCGCACCCCCACCGCGACTGCACCAAGACCCTCGTCGTCGTCCACAACGGCATCGTCGAAAACTATCTCGCCCTCAAAAAACAGCTCACCGCAGCCGGGCACACCTTCGTCACCGAGACCGACACCGAGATCATCGCCCACCTCATCGAAGAAGAGATCAAGCAGGCCCCCGGCATCGTCCTTGAAGAAGCCGTACGCCGCACCGTCCACCGCCTCACCGGGGCCTTCGCCATCGGCGTCCTCTCCGCCAACGAGCCCAACAAGCTCGTCGCCGCCCGCATGGGCCCGCCCGCCGTCATCGGCATCGGCGAGGGCGAATACTTCCTCGCCTCCGACGTCCCCGGCATCCTCCACCACACCCGCAACATCCACTTCCTTCAGGATGGCGAGCTCGCCGTCCTCACCACCACCGGCGTCACTCTCACCGACTTCGAAGCTAAGCCTCTGCCATTAAAAGTCCAGCGCATCACCTGGGATCCCATCATGGCCGAAAAGGCTGGCTACAAGCACTTCATGCTCAAAGAAATCAACGAGCAGCCCCGCGCCATCCGCGACACCACCCTCGGCCGCGTCTCCTTCGACACCGGCAAAGTCTTTCTCAACGAGATGCAGATCACCGACGAAGACTTCCGCACCGCCAGCCAGATCACCATCGCCGCCTGCGGGACGTCATGGCATGCGGGGCTCGCCGGAAAATTCATGATCGAGCGCCTGGCTAGACTCCCCGTCGACGTCGACTACGCCAGTGAGTACCGCTACCGCGACCCCATCGCCGACCCGCACGCCATCGGCCTGCTCATCACCCAGTCCGGCGAGACCGCCGACACCATCGCCGCCCAGCGCGAGCTCATCGCCAAGGGCAGCAAGACCCTCGCCATCTGCAACGTCGTCGGTGCAGCCGTCACCCGCGAAGCCCAGGGGACGATTACGACCAACGCAGGCCCCGAGATCGGCGTCGCTTCCACCAAGGCCTTCACCGCCCAGCTCACCGCCCTCTTCATCCTCGCGCTGCACCTCGCGCAGGTTCGCGGAACCATCACCGACGCCGAATCCCTCCACCTCGTCACCGAGCTATCCAAGGTTCCCGGCAAGATCGAAGACATTCTGCGCTCAGTCGACGACCAGTGCTTCCAGCTCGCCAAGATCTTCCACACCGCCAACGACTTCCTCTTCCTCGGCCGCGGCATCCACTACCCCATCGCCCTCGAAGGCGCGCTCAAGCTCAAGGAAATCTCCTACATCCACGCCGAAGGCTACCCCGCAGGCGAGATGAAGCACGGCCCCAACGCCCTCATCGACGAGACCCTCCCCGTAGTCTGCATCGCGACCAAAGATCCGGATGACCCCAGTAGCGTCCTGAAGTACGAAAAAACCCTGAGCAACATTCAGGAAGTAACCGCCCGCAGCGGCCGCGTCATCGCAATCGCGATCGAAGGCGACGAAGAGATCAAGCACCTGGTAGAACACACCATCCAAATCCCCCAGGCCCCCGAACTCCTCCTCCCCATCCTGGAAGTAGTCCCGCTCCAACTCCTCGCCTACCACATCGCCGTAAGAAGAGGCTGCGATGTGGACCAACCGAGAAATCTCGCCAAATCCGTCACTGTGGAGTAA
- a CDS encoding methyltransferase domain-containing protein — translation MCSYHGLFTHFGRPPRIDALCPSCGSLERHRLFWLWFSKDKNALKEPVLHFAPEKLLEQNFRKLYGKYSTADLFKEADLKLNIEKIDLPSGSFNTVVCNHVLEHVSDKQALAEIFRILSAEGNLVVSVPIVEGWEHTYENDSIQNPLLRELHFGQSDHVRYYGRDFRSRLKAAGFEKIEEVTAQGQDVMEYGLLRGEKFFVCSKG, via the coding sequence GTGTGCAGCTATCACGGATTGTTCACACACTTCGGACGTCCGCCCCGCATCGATGCCCTCTGTCCCTCCTGCGGCTCGCTGGAGCGGCACAGATTATTCTGGCTCTGGTTCAGCAAGGACAAGAACGCCCTGAAAGAGCCGGTACTGCACTTCGCGCCAGAGAAACTACTGGAGCAGAATTTCAGAAAGCTATACGGAAAATATTCAACCGCGGACCTGTTCAAGGAAGCCGACTTGAAGTTGAATATCGAAAAGATCGACTTACCCTCGGGCAGCTTCAACACCGTAGTGTGTAACCACGTTCTGGAACACGTCTCCGACAAGCAGGCTCTCGCAGAGATCTTCCGAATCCTATCGGCAGAGGGCAACCTGGTAGTCTCTGTGCCGATCGTTGAGGGCTGGGAGCATACCTACGAAAACGACAGCATCCAGAACCCTCTTTTGAGAGAGCTGCACTTTGGCCAATCCGATCACGTCCGATACTACGGGCGCGATTTTAGAAGCAGATTGAAGGCTGCCGGCTTCGAAAAGATTGAAGAAGTAACCGCCCAGGGACAGGATGTTATGGAGTACGGGCTATTGCGCGGCGAAAAGTTCTTCGTGTGTAGTAAAGGGTAA
- a CDS encoding amino acid deaminase, which translates to MTERKAVAGIATSDSRITPLNKGLGAFEHPLAPEDSAKLGWNLLREDLSLPTAVLYQEKLLHNLHWMQQFITTYGVKLAPHGKTTMAPKLFDLQLKGGAWGITLATAHQVAVAYQHGVRRVLLANQLVGKQNMAIISRLLEDEAFDFYCLVDSAEQVEQLGRFYRAKGQRLQVLIELGVEGGRTGVRDAEQLQSVLNALDAWREQLVLCGVEIYEGVLKDEASIRDFLHRAVDITRKLALEKRFGGQRILLTGAGSAWYDVVADVFSKAELGDSVDVVLRPGCYLTHDVGIYREAQQEILKRNPIAKQMHSSLQPALQLWAYVQSVPEKERAIVALGKRDAAFDAGLPTPVLRYRPGTAAPAAVPAGWELTKMMDQHAYLQIAEGDDIRVGDMIGFDISHPCLTFDKWRCLPMLNSDYDVVDVVQTFF; encoded by the coding sequence ATGACAGAGAGAAAAGCTGTGGCCGGAATTGCCACATCTGATTCGCGTATTACGCCCCTGAACAAAGGGCTCGGAGCCTTCGAGCATCCGCTTGCACCGGAGGATAGTGCGAAGTTGGGATGGAATCTGCTGCGCGAGGACCTGAGTCTGCCGACGGCTGTTCTGTACCAGGAAAAGCTGTTGCACAACCTGCACTGGATGCAGCAATTCATCACGACTTATGGAGTCAAGCTGGCGCCGCACGGTAAGACGACGATGGCTCCGAAACTGTTCGATCTGCAACTGAAAGGCGGTGCATGGGGAATCACATTGGCAACCGCGCACCAGGTAGCGGTTGCCTATCAGCACGGCGTTCGCCGTGTCCTGCTGGCGAATCAACTGGTTGGCAAGCAGAATATGGCCATCATCTCGAGGCTGCTCGAAGACGAAGCCTTCGATTTTTACTGCCTCGTTGATTCGGCGGAACAGGTAGAACAGCTCGGCAGGTTCTATCGCGCAAAGGGACAACGGTTGCAGGTGCTGATTGAACTGGGAGTGGAAGGCGGCCGAACTGGTGTTCGCGATGCAGAGCAACTGCAATCGGTTTTAAATGCTCTTGATGCTTGGCGTGAACAACTGGTGCTTTGCGGAGTGGAGATCTATGAAGGGGTGCTGAAAGATGAGGCTTCGATTCGTGACTTTCTGCATCGCGCTGTCGATATCACGCGTAAACTTGCGCTGGAAAAACGATTTGGCGGCCAGCGCATTTTGCTTACGGGCGCGGGTTCTGCCTGGTACGACGTAGTTGCCGATGTCTTTTCAAAGGCAGAGTTGGGAGATTCCGTCGATGTGGTGTTGCGGCCCGGATGCTATCTGACCCACGATGTCGGCATCTATCGCGAGGCGCAGCAGGAGATTCTGAAGCGCAATCCTATTGCAAAACAAATGCATTCGAGCCTGCAACCGGCGCTGCAACTTTGGGCCTATGTCCAGTCCGTTCCAGAAAAAGAGCGCGCGATTGTGGCGCTTGGAAAGCGCGATGCCGCATTCGATGCTGGGCTTCCCACGCCGGTTCTGCGCTATCGGCCGGGAACTGCCGCGCCCGCGGCGGTTCCAGCAGGTTGGGAGCTTACCAAGATGATGGACCAACATGCCTATCTCCAGATTGCCGAGGGAGATGATATTCGCGTAGGCGACATGATCGGATTCGACATCTCGCATCCGTGCCTGACCTTCGACAAGTGGCGATGCCTGCCGATGTTGAATAGCGATTACGACGTCGTCGATGTGGTGCAGACGTTTTTCTGA